The DNA window ATTGGCTACGGCCATATCGGTACCCAACTGGGGATCCTGGCCGAAGGCCTGGGCATGAAAGTGTTCTTCTACGATATCGAGAACAAGCTGCCGTTGGGTAATGCCCAGCAGGTGCGCCACCTGTCCGATCTGCTCAATATGAGCGACGTAGTGACGCTGCACGTGCCGGAAACCCTGTCGACCAAGAATATGATGGGCGCAGAAGAGCTGGCGTTGATGAAGCCTGGCTCGATTCTGATCAACGCCTCGCGCGGTACCGTGGTGGATATCCCAGAATTGTGCAAAGTCCTGGCCAGCAAGCATTTGGCCGGTGCGGCGATCGACGTCTTCCCGGAAGAACCTGCGACCAACAGTGAGCCGTTCATCTCACCGTTGTGCGAGTTCGACAACGTGATCCTGACTCCGCACATTGGCGGTTCTACGCAGGAAGCGCAGGAGAACATCGGTGACGAAGTGGCCGGTAAGCTGGCAAAATACTCCGACAACGGTTCGACCCTGTCGGCGGTTAACTTCCCGGAAGTGTCACTGCCGGCGCATGGCCCTAATGCCAGCCGTCTGCTGCACATCCATGAAAACCGTCCTGGTGTACTGACGCAGATTAACCAGATCTTCGCTGAAGAAGGGGTGAACATCGCCGCGCAGTACCTGCAAACCGGTCCGGAAATCGGCTACGTGGTTATCGATATCGAAGCGGAAACCGAACGTGCTGATGCTGCACTGCAACGCATGAAGGCTATTGACGGCACTATCCGTGCTCGCCTGCTGCTCTGATTGAATACGCGGTGACAAAAAGGCCGGATTTTTCCGGCCTTTTCTATTTGGCTATCTGCCATGTCCAATTTTGAGATGGGGTAATGATTTCCGGCAGCGGGATATCCCAATGCTCCACCGGCAGCTGTTCCACCTGCTGGCAGTCATGCGCCAACCC is part of the Serratia quinivorans genome and encodes:
- the serA gene encoding D-3-phosphoglycerate dehydrogenase produces the protein MAKVSLEKDRIKFLLVEGVHQSTVDNLLAAGYTNIEYHKGALDTESLKASIRDAHFVGIRSRTNLTEEVFAAAEKLVAVGCFCIGTNQVDLKAATKRGVPVFNAPFSNTRSVAEMVLGELLLMLRGIPSANAKAHRGEWQKLAVGSFEARGKKLGIIGYGHIGTQLGILAEGLGMKVFFYDIENKLPLGNAQQVRHLSDLLNMSDVVTLHVPETLSTKNMMGAEELALMKPGSILINASRGTVVDIPELCKVLASKHLAGAAIDVFPEEPATNSEPFISPLCEFDNVILTPHIGGSTQEAQENIGDEVAGKLAKYSDNGSTLSAVNFPEVSLPAHGPNASRLLHIHENRPGVLTQINQIFAEEGVNIAAQYLQTGPEIGYVVIDIEAETERADAALQRMKAIDGTIRARLLL